A genome region from Defluviimonas aquaemixtae includes the following:
- a CDS encoding CPBP family intramembrane glutamic endopeptidase, whose product MLRAYSPHERYVSPARRRAELWRLVVGSALIIAVYLGSLLSFQAWLTARYGEQIAHGIVRRMLSGDTPGGALMLLFGFLGLALGPMAAAQLIHRRRAGTLFGPSFGAAVHDFLRVIGPLLAFQLALLPFVLVSDAIRPGLALATFLGYLPFALTGILIQTGAEELVFRGYLQQQLAARFRTPILWMGLPAVLFAWGHYLPGEHGPNAALIALWAAVFSCLAADLTARTGTLGAAIAFHAANNVAAFLLVGLDGNIDGLALWSLAVDPADPAAIRPLLAADFLTMIIGWLLVRLRLRV is encoded by the coding sequence ATGCTCCGAGCCTATTCCCCGCACGAACGCTATGTCTCTCCTGCCCGCCGGCGCGCCGAGCTCTGGCGGCTCGTCGTTGGGTCGGCGCTGATCATCGCGGTCTATCTCGGCTCGCTCCTATCCTTTCAGGCCTGGCTCACCGCGCGCTACGGAGAGCAGATCGCACACGGCATCGTGCGGCGGATGCTCAGCGGCGACACGCCGGGCGGCGCTTTGATGCTGCTGTTTGGCTTTCTCGGTCTCGCGCTCGGACCCATGGCGGCCGCCCAGCTCATCCACAGGCGCCGGGCGGGCACGCTCTTCGGCCCGTCCTTCGGCGCCGCGGTGCACGACTTTCTTCGGGTGATCGGACCGCTACTGGCGTTTCAGCTGGCGCTTCTGCCATTCGTGCTCGTTTCGGATGCAATCCGCCCCGGTCTCGCGCTGGCCACTTTCCTCGGCTACCTGCCCTTCGCGCTGACCGGCATCCTGATTCAGACAGGGGCCGAGGAATTGGTGTTCCGGGGCTACCTGCAACAGCAATTGGCCGCGCGCTTCAGGACACCGATCCTGTGGATGGGCCTGCCAGCAGTTCTGTTCGCCTGGGGTCACTATCTGCCCGGCGAACACGGCCCGAACGCCGCGCTCATTGCGCTTTGGGCTGCGGTTTTTTCCTGCCTTGCCGCAGACCTGACCGCCCGGACCGGCACGCTCGGCGCCGCGATCGCGTTTCACGCGGCAAATAACGTGGCGGCGTTTCTTCTGGTCGGCCTCGACGGCAACATTGACGGCCTCGCGCTCTGGTCGCTGGCGGTCGATCCGGCCGATCCCGCGGCAATCCGCCCGCTGCTCGCCGCGGACTTTCTTACCATGATCATCGGGTGGCTTCTGGTGCGGCTCAGGCTCCGCGTCTGA
- the ilvD gene encoding dihydroxy-acid dehydratase, with amino-acid sequence MKNRRFDKTALPSRHVTEGPARAPHRSYFYAMGISEEEIHQPWVGVATCWNEAAPCNIALNRQAQAVKQGVKVGGGTPREFTTITVTDGIAMGHEGMRSSLASRDAIADTVELTMRGHCYDALVGLAGCDKSLPGMMMAMVRLNVPSVFIYGGSILPGRLNGQDVTVQDVFEAVGKHQAGNYSDAELAVLERVACPSAGACGGQFTANTMACVSEAIGLALLNSSGAPAPYESRDEYGRASGEAVMSLVEKNIRARDVVTRKALENAARVVACTGGSTNAGLHLPAIAHEVGIDFDLFDVCDIFHDTPYFVDLKPGGQFVAKDLYEVGGVPVVMKELRKAGMIHEDCVTASGRSMGEELDRITREADGRVIYPAAKPITKTGGVVGLRGNLAPDGAIVKVAGMTPEEQVFSGPARVFECEEDAFEAVKARAYKEGEVIVIRNEGPAGGPGMREMLATTAALSGQGMGKKVALITDGRFSGATRGFCVGHVGPEAAHGGPIALLKDGDMITLDAIKGELSVALSDEELAKRKTDWKGPRETQYASGALWKYAQLVGGAREGAVTHPGARAERHVYMDQ; translated from the coding sequence ATGAAGAACCGCCGCTTCGACAAGACCGCCCTGCCCAGCCGCCATGTGACGGAAGGGCCCGCCCGGGCACCGCATCGGTCCTACTTCTACGCGATGGGAATCTCCGAGGAGGAGATTCACCAGCCCTGGGTCGGCGTCGCCACCTGCTGGAACGAAGCTGCGCCCTGCAACATCGCGCTCAATCGTCAGGCTCAGGCGGTGAAGCAGGGCGTGAAGGTCGGCGGCGGCACCCCGCGAGAATTCACGACGATCACCGTTACCGACGGCATCGCGATGGGTCATGAGGGGATGCGCTCCTCGCTCGCGTCGCGCGACGCGATCGCTGACACGGTCGAGCTGACGATGCGCGGGCACTGCTACGACGCGCTCGTGGGCCTCGCGGGCTGCGACAAGAGCCTGCCGGGGATGATGATGGCGATGGTGCGGCTCAACGTGCCGTCGGTCTTCATCTATGGCGGGTCGATCCTGCCGGGGCGGCTGAACGGTCAGGACGTGACCGTGCAGGACGTGTTCGAGGCGGTCGGCAAGCATCAGGCCGGGAACTACTCGGATGCCGAACTGGCGGTGTTGGAGCGCGTCGCCTGCCCGTCAGCGGGTGCCTGCGGCGGCCAGTTCACCGCGAACACGATGGCCTGCGTCAGCGAGGCGATCGGGCTGGCGCTTCTGAACTCCTCGGGTGCGCCCGCGCCTTACGAGAGCCGCGACGAATACGGCAGGGCCTCGGGCGAGGCGGTGATGTCGCTGGTCGAGAAGAACATCCGCGCCCGCGACGTCGTCACGCGCAAGGCGCTGGAGAACGCGGCACGGGTCGTCGCCTGCACCGGCGGTTCGACCAATGCGGGCCTTCACCTGCCGGCCATCGCGCACGAGGTTGGCATCGACTTCGACCTCTTCGATGTTTGCGATATCTTCCACGACACGCCCTATTTCGTCGATCTGAAGCCGGGCGGACAATTCGTCGCCAAGGACCTCTACGAGGTCGGCGGGGTGCCGGTCGTGATGAAGGAACTGCGCAAGGCCGGTATGATCCACGAGGATTGCGTCACGGCGAGCGGCCGGTCGATGGGCGAGGAACTGGATCGGATCACCCGCGAGGCCGATGGCCGCGTGATCTACCCCGCCGCCAAGCCGATCACCAAGACCGGCGGTGTCGTCGGGCTGAGAGGCAACCTCGCTCCGGACGGCGCGATCGTAAAGGTCGCGGGAATGACGCCCGAGGAGCAGGTCTTTTCCGGACCGGCCCGCGTCTTCGAATGCGAGGAGGACGCCTTCGAGGCCGTGAAGGCACGCGCCTACAAGGAAGGCGAGGTCATCGTCATCCGCAACGAAGGCCCTGCAGGCGGGCCGGGGATGCGCGAGATGCTGGCGACGACGGCCGCGCTGTCGGGCCAGGGCATGGGCAAGAAGGTGGCGCTGATCACCGATGGCCGCTTCTCGGGCGCGACGCGTGGCTTCTGCGTCGGCCATGTCGGCCCCGAAGCGGCTCATGGCGGGCCCATCGCGCTTCTGAAGGACGGCGACATGATCACGCTCGACGCGATCAAGGGCGAGCTGTCGGTGGCGCTTTCCGACGAAGAGCTGGCCAAGCGGAAGACCGACTGGAAGGGCCCGCGCGAAACGCAATATGCCTCGGGCGCGCTGTGGAAATATGCCCAGCTTGTCGGCGGCGCGCGCGAAGGCGCGGTCACTCATCCCGGCGCCAGGGCGGAGCGCCATGTTTACATGGACCAGTAA
- a CDS encoding cation transport ATPase has protein sequence MFTWTSKLGAVLAALTALSACVPSEMGMLSASASRAMAVSGGAVTVAGPTGYCVDKGPSRDSPTGAFVLLGTCAALTGSATTGQPTYPAILTATVLPGAPDGAFEEHLPAMAAFFRSDPGRAALSRSGRAEDVTLSQVLSRGDVLYLRLQDRSAVAGQPVESEYWRAILQVRGRIVTLSALGLQDRPVPTQEKRRVLEAFVARVLAANAAQG, from the coding sequence ATGTTTACATGGACCAGTAAGCTCGGCGCGGTACTTGCCGCCCTCACGGCTCTCTCGGCCTGCGTGCCGAGCGAAATGGGCATGCTGTCGGCGAGCGCTTCGCGCGCTATGGCCGTCTCGGGCGGGGCGGTCACGGTGGCGGGCCCAACGGGGTACTGCGTCGACAAGGGCCCGAGCCGCGACAGCCCTACTGGTGCTTTCGTCCTGCTTGGCACCTGCGCGGCGCTGACCGGATCGGCCACGACCGGGCAGCCGACATATCCCGCCATTCTGACCGCGACCGTTCTGCCGGGTGCGCCTGACGGTGCTTTCGAGGAGCACCTGCCCGCGATGGCGGCTTTCTTCCGCTCCGATCCCGGGCGGGCCGCGCTCAGCCGCTCGGGCCGGGCAGAAGACGTGACACTCTCTCAGGTCTTGTCGCGTGGCGACGTGCTCTACCTACGGCTTCAGGACAGGTCGGCGGTTGCCGGGCAGCCGGTGGAATCGGAATATTGGCGCGCGATCCTTCAGGTGCGCGGACGCATCGTGACGTTGTCGGCGCTCGGTTTGCAGGATCGGCCCGTTCCGACGCAAGAGAAGCGGCGCGTGCTGGAAGCCTTTGTCGCGCGCGTCCTGGCGGCAAACGCCGCGCAGGGCTAA
- a CDS encoding DUF6478 family protein: MRNNIDTLLDRLLLRRTRVRWQDMAERAARLDADGLRELRGSARELRRELDQVLRVAEEQLALPSTDLNAVRKPLMADWAWRPELWRDPVAPAGIAGVENGAGFGSEATIFHDCPLNELAVRQYRNPRDAELAPYSYRMDVFGFDGSFLSLVLNLPGEAVEGLTLGHVIRLDAAVEMERPKKIFARLNVRHGPNTEQIVRELPLMSDEVMVEFDLAYSKMNEKRVERAWLDLIFDEPAMNQITLRDLTMSRRPRAEI; the protein is encoded by the coding sequence ATGCGCAACAACATTGACACATTGCTCGATCGGCTCCTGTTGAGGCGTACGCGTGTGCGATGGCAGGACATGGCCGAGCGCGCGGCGCGGCTCGACGCCGACGGGCTCAGGGAGTTGCGCGGTTCTGCGCGGGAACTCAGGCGCGAACTGGATCAAGTGCTGCGTGTCGCCGAGGAGCAGCTTGCGCTGCCATCGACCGATCTGAACGCCGTCCGCAAGCCTCTCATGGCCGACTGGGCGTGGCGGCCCGAGCTCTGGCGTGATCCGGTTGCGCCGGCGGGCATAGCGGGCGTCGAGAACGGCGCCGGATTCGGCAGCGAGGCCACGATATTCCACGATTGCCCGCTAAATGAACTCGCAGTGCGCCAGTACCGGAACCCGCGCGACGCCGAACTTGCGCCCTACAGCTACCGCATGGACGTGTTCGGTTTCGACGGCTCCTTTCTGTCCCTCGTCCTCAATCTGCCGGGGGAAGCGGTCGAGGGGCTTACGCTTGGTCACGTGATCCGCCTCGACGCGGCCGTCGAAATGGAGAGGCCGAAGAAGATCTTCGCCCGCCTGAACGTCCGACACGGCCCCAACACCGAACAGATCGTGCGGGAACTGCCCTTGATGTCGGACGAGGTGATGGTGGAATTCGACCTCGCCTACAGCAAGATGAACGAAAAGCGGGTGGAGCGGGCCTGGCTGGACCTGATCTTTGACGAGCCAGCGATGAACCAGATCACGTTGCGCGACCTCACGATGAGCCGCCGCCCGCGCGCCGAGATATGA
- a CDS encoding NADPH-dependent 2,4-dienoyl-CoA reductase, with protein MSPYPHLLAPLDLGHVTLPNRVLMGSMHTNLEETGDWNRIAEFYATRARGGVALMVTGGMAPNREGGVFPGAAGLYTPEDIANHRVVTDRVRDAGGRIAMQILHAGRYAYGPDCVAPSPIKSPISPFPPRELDEAGIEKQVADIATAAARAQEAGYDGVEVMGSEGYFLNEFLVTHTNKRTDRWGGSHENRMRLPVEVVRRVRAAVGEDFIIIYRISLLDLVPNGQSWDEVVTLAKAIEGVGASILNTGIGWHEARIPTIATSVPRRAFAWVTKKLMGEVGVPVITSNRINTPDVAEAVLAEGCADMVSMARPFLADPDFVKKAAEGRADEIAPCIACNQACLDHTFQGKISTCLVNPRACFETELVIAPAKQAKRVAVVGAGPAGLSAALTLAERCHQVTLFERAERIGGQLNLARQVPGKEEFHGFVEWFETMIARSGIEVRLGAEATADMLDGFDDVVIATGVRPRDPAIPGQDGDNVLSYVQVLEGAPVGPRAAIVGAGGIGFDVAEFLSQKGTSPTLELDEWLSEWGVADPAQIPGGLGTPKPEEPARQVTLLQRKAEKPGRRLGKTTGWIHRATLTAKGVQMLAGVNYERIDSEGLHVTSGPDGAEPRVIEADTVVLCAGQESERGLADILIQRGVSTHIIGGADLAAELDAKRAIGQGTRLAATL; from the coding sequence ATGTCGCCCTATCCCCATCTGCTTGCGCCGCTCGACCTTGGCCATGTGACGCTTCCGAACCGTGTGCTGATGGGGTCGATGCACACCAATCTCGAAGAGACCGGGGACTGGAACCGCATTGCCGAATTCTACGCGACGCGCGCGCGCGGCGGCGTGGCGCTGATGGTCACGGGCGGCATGGCGCCGAACCGCGAGGGCGGCGTGTTCCCCGGCGCGGCCGGACTATACACGCCTGAGGACATCGCCAACCACCGGGTCGTCACCGACCGCGTGCGTGATGCCGGCGGACGGATCGCCATGCAGATCCTCCATGCCGGGCGCTATGCCTATGGACCGGATTGCGTGGCCCCGTCGCCGATCAAATCGCCGATCTCCCCCTTCCCGCCGAGGGAGCTTGACGAGGCCGGGATCGAAAAGCAGGTCGCCGACATCGCGACCGCTGCGGCGAGGGCGCAGGAAGCGGGCTATGACGGCGTCGAGGTGATGGGGTCCGAAGGCTATTTCCTCAACGAATTCCTCGTGACCCACACGAACAAGCGGACCGACCGTTGGGGCGGGTCCCACGAAAACCGGATGCGACTGCCGGTCGAGGTCGTGCGCCGCGTGCGCGCAGCAGTCGGCGAAGACTTCATCATCATCTATCGGATTTCGCTTCTCGATCTCGTGCCCAATGGGCAGAGCTGGGACGAGGTCGTGACCCTCGCCAAGGCCATAGAGGGGGTTGGTGCCTCGATCCTGAACACCGGGATCGGCTGGCACGAGGCGCGAATCCCGACGATCGCGACTAGCGTTCCGCGCCGCGCCTTTGCGTGGGTGACGAAGAAGCTCATGGGCGAGGTCGGGGTGCCGGTCATCACCTCGAACCGGATCAACACGCCGGACGTTGCCGAGGCGGTGCTGGCCGAGGGCTGCGCCGACATGGTCTCGATGGCGCGGCCCTTCCTCGCGGACCCAGACTTCGTGAAGAAGGCGGCCGAGGGGCGGGCGGACGAGATCGCGCCCTGCATCGCCTGCAACCAGGCCTGCCTCGACCACACGTTCCAGGGCAAGATCTCGACCTGCCTCGTCAATCCGCGCGCCTGTTTTGAGACGGAACTCGTCATCGCGCCGGCAAAGCAAGCCAAGCGCGTCGCCGTTGTGGGCGCGGGGCCGGCCGGACTTTCGGCGGCGCTGACGCTGGCAGAACGCTGTCACCAAGTCACGCTTTTCGAACGGGCCGAGCGGATCGGCGGTCAGCTCAACCTCGCCCGGCAGGTGCCCGGGAAGGAAGAGTTTCACGGGTTCGTCGAGTGGTTCGAGACGATGATCGCGAGGAGCGGCATCGAGGTCCGGCTCGGTGCGGAGGCTACGGCCGACATGCTCGACGGGTTCGATGATGTCGTGATCGCGACGGGCGTGCGGCCGCGCGATCCGGCCATCCCGGGCCAGGATGGTGACAACGTCCTGAGCTACGTCCAAGTCCTCGAAGGCGCGCCGGTCGGTCCGCGCGCGGCTATCGTCGGGGCCGGCGGCATCGGCTTTGACGTCGCGGAGTTCCTGAGCCAGAAAGGGACGAGCCCGACGCTCGAACTCGATGAGTGGCTCAGCGAGTGGGGGGTTGCGGATCCGGCGCAGATTCCGGGCGGGTTGGGCACGCCGAAGCCCGAGGAACCAGCACGGCAGGTGACGCTTCTGCAGCGCAAGGCGGAGAAGCCCGGACGCAGGCTCGGCAAGACGACGGGCTGGATACACCGTGCAACACTTACTGCCAAAGGGGTGCAGATGTTGGCCGGTGTGAACTACGAACGTATTGATTCGGAAGGACTTCACGTCACGTCCGGTCCGGATGGTGCGGAGCCGAGAGTGATCGAAGCCGATACCGTCGTCCTTTGTGCCGGCCAGGAAAGCGAACGCGGTCTGGCAGACATCTTGATCCAGCGTGGTGTTTCCACTCATATCATCGGAGGCGCGGATCTGGCAGCCGAACTCGATGCGAAGCGAGCCATCGGCCAGGGCACACGCCTCGCCGCAACGCTTTGA
- a CDS encoding LysR family transcriptional regulator, whose protein sequence is MDRLTEMEAFATVVDQGGFTDAAKKMGISKSAVSKHVSSLEARLGARLLNRTTRRVSPTEIGLAYYDRARRVLNDAGEADALVTSMQSAPSGLLRISVATDFGVNLLSPILGDFLLEYPEITVNMVLNNRYVELISEGFDMAIRVGELEDSTLRARKLTETAKRMVGAPSYFQKYGRPQKIDDLNEHKLLHYSNQAAGNVWKITAPSGEKRQVRTAGWLTVNDGQSLLNAAISGLGIAYLPSFLYADALSKGLVEEAIPELPVETLGIYAVYPPGRFTQPKVRAFIDFLAQSFSDKGPNDW, encoded by the coding sequence ATGGATAGACTCACAGAGATGGAGGCCTTCGCCACTGTCGTAGATCAGGGGGGATTTACGGACGCGGCGAAGAAGATGGGGATTTCTAAGTCCGCAGTCTCCAAACATGTGTCATCACTCGAAGCGCGTCTGGGGGCGCGGCTTCTGAACCGAACGACCCGCCGCGTATCGCCCACCGAAATCGGCCTTGCCTATTACGATCGCGCCCGCCGCGTGCTCAACGATGCCGGAGAGGCCGACGCGCTGGTCACATCGATGCAATCCGCGCCGTCCGGGCTTCTGCGGATTTCCGTGGCCACCGATTTCGGGGTGAACCTGCTCTCGCCGATCCTTGGCGATTTCCTTCTCGAGTATCCCGAGATCACGGTGAATATGGTGCTCAACAACCGCTATGTGGAGCTGATCTCGGAAGGCTTCGACATGGCGATCCGTGTTGGCGAGCTGGAAGATTCCACGCTGCGCGCCCGTAAGCTGACCGAGACTGCCAAACGGATGGTCGGCGCACCGAGCTATTTCCAGAAATACGGCCGCCCGCAGAAGATCGATGACCTGAACGAGCACAAGCTGTTGCACTATTCCAACCAGGCGGCGGGGAACGTCTGGAAGATCACCGCGCCCTCTGGCGAGAAGCGTCAGGTCCGGACGGCAGGCTGGCTGACCGTGAATGACGGCCAGTCGCTTCTCAACGCCGCGATCTCGGGGCTTGGCATCGCCTATCTGCCATCTTTCCTTTATGCCGATGCGCTGAGCAAAGGCCTTGTGGAAGAAGCGATCCCCGAGCTGCCGGTCGAGACGTTGGGCATCTACGCTGTCTACCCGCCGGGCCGATTTACCCAGCCCAAGGTGCGCGCCTTCATCGACTTCCTCGCGCAGTCGTTCTCCGACAAGGGGCCGAACGACTGGTGA
- a CDS encoding OmpA family protein has translation MKSLALALLMCVPAAALAAPTLVLPRQADRTAEEARAMGSYALPIGPWSDGQAETVATEGEVTQTAWRIRGADITTMALIAELRDQLIAEGFDVLFECETDACGGFDFRFSTRVLPEPEMHVDLGDFRFLSARRVAGPVPDYVSLLVSRSADSGFVQMTRVGAAMAKPAALAKPVPASARPPLPTDADGVTTALNNAGKVVLQDLAFDSGSARLSEGDFASLSALAAWLGRNPGRRIALVGHTDAEGSLDANVSLSRQRARSVMERLVSAHGVNPAQLSADGVGYLSPIASNLTPEGRTRNRRVEAMIASTH, from the coding sequence ATGAAATCGCTCGCGCTCGCCCTTCTCATGTGTGTGCCGGCGGCCGCGCTGGCGGCGCCGACGCTCGTCCTGCCTAGGCAGGCCGACCGCACGGCCGAAGAGGCGCGTGCCATGGGCAGCTACGCGCTGCCGATAGGCCCCTGGTCCGACGGGCAGGCCGAGACGGTGGCGACGGAAGGCGAGGTCACGCAAACCGCGTGGCGCATTCGCGGTGCCGATATCACGACGATGGCGCTGATTGCCGAATTGCGCGACCAGCTTATTGCCGAGGGGTTCGATGTGCTCTTCGAATGCGAGACCGACGCGTGCGGCGGCTTCGATTTCCGCTTCTCGACCCGTGTCTTGCCCGAACCCGAGATGCACGTCGATCTGGGCGATTTCCGCTTCCTCTCGGCGCGGCGCGTGGCGGGGCCGGTGCCCGATTATGTCAGCCTGCTCGTCAGCCGGTCGGCCGACAGCGGCTTCGTGCAGATGACCCGCGTGGGAGCTGCGATGGCCAAGCCCGCCGCGCTCGCCAAGCCGGTGCCGGCGTCGGCACGCCCGCCCCTGCCCACCGACGCGGATGGAGTGACGACGGCGCTCAATAACGCCGGCAAGGTCGTGCTTCAGGATCTTGCCTTCGATTCCGGCTCGGCGCGGCTGTCAGAAGGCGACTTCGCCTCGCTCTCCGCGCTTGCCGCGTGGCTCGGCCGCAACCCCGGACGCCGCATCGCGCTAGTCGGCCATACGGATGCGGAAGGCTCGCTCGATGCGAATGTCTCGCTGTCACGCCAGCGCGCGCGGTCCGTGATGGAGCGACTGGTCTCGGCCCATGGCGTCAACCCGGCACAGCTGTCGGCCGACGGCGTCGGTTATCTCAGCCCGATCGCGAGCAATCTCACGCCTGAAGGGCGCACCCGAAACAGAAGGGTCGAGGCGATGATCGCCTCGACCCACTGA
- a CDS encoding peroxidase-related enzyme (This protein belongs to a clade of uncharacterized proteins related to peroxidases such as the alkylhydroperoxidase AhpD.) produces the protein MVRPLPDATRKYFDVCMEKLGLVPNVLRAYAFDIDKLDAFTAFYNDLMLADSGLSKLEREMIAVAVSSLNRCWYCQVAHGAAVRELSGDPTLGEALVMNWRVAPLSARQRAMLEFAEKLTLSSSRVEESDRQILRDAGFVERDIWDIASVTGFFNMTNRIASATAMEPNPEYHGRRR, from the coding sequence ATGGTCAGGCCCCTTCCGGACGCGACCCGGAAGTATTTCGACGTGTGCATGGAGAAGCTCGGCCTCGTGCCCAACGTGCTCAGGGCCTACGCGTTCGACATCGACAAGCTCGACGCCTTCACCGCCTTCTACAACGACCTGATGCTGGCCGACAGCGGGCTCTCGAAGCTCGAACGCGAGATGATCGCCGTCGCGGTCTCGTCGCTCAATCGCTGCTGGTACTGCCAGGTCGCCCACGGCGCCGCGGTGCGCGAACTTTCAGGCGATCCGACGCTGGGCGAAGCGCTCGTGATGAACTGGCGCGTGGCACCCCTGTCGGCGCGCCAGCGGGCGATGCTGGAATTCGCCGAAAAATTGACGCTTTCGTCGTCCAGGGTCGAGGAAAGCGATCGGCAGATTCTCAGGGACGCGGGCTTCGTTGAACGCGACATTTGGGATATCGCCTCGGTCACGGGGTTCTTCAACATGACGAACCGTATTGCATCTGCGACCGCGATGGAGCCCAACCCGGAATATCACGGGAGGCGCCGATGA
- a CDS encoding GNAT family N-acetyltransferase, with product MTDLFAVGEATWPAAAQHAAGAFVVREGRGGGQRVSCATAEGSWSETDIDAAEAVHQALGQPPLFMIRADEDDLDAALAERGYRIKDPVHIYSGPSASLAEPPPKPISAFALWPPLAMMRDLWAEGGIGPARLAVMERAEAPKTAILGRVRDRASGVAYVAIHTETAMMHALYVIPDQRRQGSALNIVRKSAGWAQHHGAERFSVLVTQANQSANALYSSLGMQIVGHYHYRSRQP from the coding sequence ATGACGGACCTCTTCGCGGTGGGCGAGGCGACCTGGCCCGCAGCCGCCCAGCACGCCGCGGGCGCGTTTGTCGTGCGCGAGGGCCGAGGCGGCGGCCAGCGCGTCTCCTGCGCCACAGCCGAGGGTTCCTGGAGCGAGACGGACATCGACGCCGCCGAGGCGGTGCACCAGGCGCTCGGCCAGCCGCCCCTCTTCATGATCCGCGCGGATGAGGACGACCTCGACGCCGCGCTTGCCGAACGCGGCTACCGGATCAAGGACCCGGTTCATATCTATTCCGGCCCCTCCGCCTCTCTTGCCGAGCCGCCGCCGAAGCCGATCTCCGCCTTCGCGCTCTGGCCGCCGCTCGCGATGATGCGCGATCTCTGGGCCGAGGGCGGGATCGGACCCGCCCGCCTCGCCGTGATGGAGCGGGCGGAGGCTCCCAAGACCGCGATCCTCGGCCGCGTCCGGGACCGCGCATCGGGCGTCGCCTACGTCGCGATTCACACGGAAACGGCGATGATGCACGCGCTTTACGTGATCCCCGACCAGCGTCGGCAAGGATCCGCGCTCAACATTGTGCGGAAATCCGCCGGGTGGGCGCAACATCATGGGGCGGAACGGTTTTCAGTGCTTGTGACCCAGGCGAATCAGTCGGCAAATGCGCTCTATTCTTCCCTCGGCATGCAGATTGTGGGACACTATCACTACCGCTCAAGACAACCATAA